Proteins encoded together in one Candidatus Nitrosocaldus cavascurensis window:
- a CDS encoding iron-containing alcohol dehydrogenase family protein, translating to MSNSARSIRIPNFFYIEENARDRLEDILKKEGITVDRYLIVSGTGYTRKIADDIATMLDSSAIVRLCISSNDIHAISSIEHTISRNEVSLVLAIGGGKVLDTAKYACSNMNIPMLAFPTALSNDGISSPIAVVRLESIESKGSQPPIGIVVDIDVVKSAPKHTILAGVGDLISNISAVEDWRLAHEHKDEQIDRFAEILSRNAAERFIYYVLKNGKDNNSSNNGDDCSEDKLIYDSKFLTCLAEGLIQSGIAMSIAGSSRPASGAEHLISHALDRLLANPKPHGIQVGFSTLFAMALRGSDFTDIVEVYKRLGFPTTFDSIGIPVEKFMEAIRIAPYTRKGRFTILDLIRDDTMLINALRLAYGKAILQDIR from the coding sequence ATGAGTAACTCAGCAAGAAGCATAAGGATACCAAACTTCTTCTACATAGAAGAGAATGCTAGGGATAGACTTGAAGATATACTTAAGAAGGAGGGTATAACAGTAGATAGATATCTTATAGTATCTGGTACAGGCTATACACGTAAAATAGCAGATGATATAGCAACGATGTTAGACTCTAGTGCAATAGTAAGATTATGCATAAGCAGTAATGACATACATGCTATAAGCAGTATAGAACATACTATATCAAGGAATGAAGTATCCTTAGTACTGGCTATTGGAGGGGGTAAAGTTCTAGATACAGCAAAGTACGCATGCAGTAATATGAATATACCAATGTTAGCATTCCCTACAGCTCTATCTAATGATGGCATCTCTTCACCTATCGCAGTTGTAAGACTTGAGAGTATTGAGAGTAAAGGATCGCAGCCTCCAATAGGCATAGTAGTAGATATAGATGTGGTGAAGAGTGCACCAAAGCATACTATACTTGCTGGTGTAGGGGATCTAATCTCAAACATATCTGCTGTTGAGGATTGGAGGCTTGCACATGAGCATAAAGATGAACAGATAGATAGGTTTGCTGAGATCTTATCAAGGAATGCTGCTGAACGGTTCATCTACTATGTGTTAAAGAATGGTAAAGATAATAATAGTAGTAATAATGGTGATGATTGTAGCGAAGACAAGTTGATATATGATAGCAAGTTCCTAACATGCCTTGCTGAAGGGTTGATACAAAGCGGAATAGCAATGAGCATAGCAGGATCATCTAGACCAGCTAGTGGAGCAGAGCACTTGATTAGTCATGCACTTGATAGACTGCTAGCAAATCCTAAGCCCCATGGTATACAGGTTGGTTTTTCAACATTATTTGCAATGGCATTGAGAGGATCAGATTTCACAGATATAGTAGAGGTATATAAGAGACTTGGGTTTCCTACTACATTCGATTCAATAGGTATACCAGTAGAGAAGTTCATGGAGGCTATAAGGATTGCTCCATACACAAGGAAGGGCAGATTCACTATATTAGATCTGATTAGAGATGATACGATGCTCATTAACGCTCTAAGGCTAGCTTATGGTAAAGCAATATTACAAGATATAAGATAA
- a CDS encoding sugar phosphate nucleotidyltransferase, which translates to MVNRVDRAVILAAGYSTRLRPLTDNIPKTLLKVGRLTIFDMAVSALMNYGINNIIVVTGHAANSLREHVKINYKQNSITFRFIINDKPALGNIYSFYTAREYMDRDFILLNSDVLFHPQILEYLLMLDGSVLVVDDHKQVGEEEMKVKVNSNGIIKDISKNIPVEEADGEYIGIMKLTGEEIHKVVRSIESLFKEGKYNLYYEDAIRLIANREDCFYKCSTRGLPCIEIDTIEDLNNAKKIAYDIERGGCHEGKYR; encoded by the coding sequence ATGGTAAATAGAGTAGATAGGGCAGTGATACTTGCAGCAGGATATAGCACTAGACTAAGACCATTGACAGATAACATACCAAAGACATTGCTTAAGGTTGGAAGATTAACTATATTTGATATGGCAGTATCGGCCCTGATGAACTATGGAATAAACAATATAATAGTTGTAACTGGTCATGCAGCAAATTCACTTAGAGAGCATGTAAAGATTAACTATAAACAGAATAGCATAACATTTAGGTTTATAATAAATGATAAACCTGCTCTGGGCAATATATATTCATTCTATACTGCTAGAGAGTACATGGATAGAGATTTTATACTACTTAACAGCGATGTCCTCTTTCATCCACAGATACTTGAATATCTCTTGATGCTAGATGGTTCTGTACTTGTTGTAGATGATCATAAGCAAGTTGGTGAAGAAGAGATGAAGGTCAAGGTTAATAGCAATGGTATAATCAAGGATATAAGTAAGAATATTCCTGTAGAGGAGGCTGATGGGGAGTACATAGGCATCATGAAACTTACAGGTGAAGAGATACATAAAGTGGTGAGAAGTATAGAATCTCTATTCAAAGAAGGAAAATATAACCTCTATTATGAGGATGCTATAAGATTGATTGCTAATAGAGAGGATTGCTTCTATAAGTGTAGTACCAGAGGTTTACCATGCATTGAGATAGACACGATAGAGGACCTTAACAATGCAAAGAAGATAGCATATGATATAGAAAGAGGTGGATGCCATGAAGGTAAGTATAGATGA